The following proteins are co-located in the uncultured Draconibacterium sp. genome:
- the uvrA gene encoding excinuclease ABC subunit UvrA produces MQNTVPETDSIDQEETIVVEGARVHNLKNIDVTIPRNKLTVITGLSGSGKSSLAFDTIYAEGQRRYVETFSAYARSFLGNMERPDVDKITGLSPVISIEQKVTTRNPRSTVGTVTEIYDFLRLLYARAGEAYSYNTGEKMVKYTEEKIINLIKSDFAGKRINILAPVVKGRKGHYRELFDQIRRKGFLTARIDGKLTELMHNHKVDRYKNHFIEILIDKLVVDEAGTKRLKDSVQTAMKHGHGILMILDHDTDEAKYYSRLLMCPSTGISYAEPAPHNFSFNSPQGACPKCNGLGRITEIDMDKILPEKDKSIAKGGIAPLGPYKNSLIFWQIEALGEKHGFDLKTPVKDISEEGLNEVLFGTNERIQLKNTPLGNSMNYMMTYEGVIKYIDSQREENTSKTAQKWANQFVKKIECPDCKGLRLKKESLHFKIDGKNISELSQMDLDELGVWLENLEERITDRQRTIGTEVIKEIRDRLGFMLGVGLNYLALDRTAQSLSGGESQRIRLATQIGSQLVNVLYILDEPSIGLHHRDNLKLIQALEQLRDSGNSVIVVEHDKETMLAADHLIDMGPHAGRHGGEVVAAGKPGDVLKAQTLTADYLNDRKKIQIPEKRRNGESDILKISGCSGNNLNNVTVEIPLGKLICVTGVSGSGKSTLINETLQPILSQHFYKSVKDPLPYKKVEGLKFIDKVIRVDQSPIGRTPRSNPVTYTNVFSDIRTLFTQLPEAKIRGYKPGRFSFNVKGGRCEECQGGGLKLIEMNFLPDVYVHCDKCNGKRYNRETLEVRYKGKSISDVLDMTINTGVEFFEHIPSIATKLKTLQDVGLGYITLGQSSTTLSGGESQRVKLASELAKRDTGKTLYILDEPTTGLHFEDVRVLLEVLNKLVDKGNTVIVIEHNMDVIKVADHIIDVGPEGGKHGGKILCAGTPEEVAQNKKSHTAKFLKQELGI; encoded by the coding sequence ATGCAAAATACTGTGCCCGAAACTGATAGTATTGATCAGGAAGAAACAATAGTTGTTGAGGGCGCCCGCGTACACAATTTAAAGAACATCGACGTTACCATTCCGCGAAACAAACTAACCGTAATTACTGGTTTAAGCGGAAGTGGAAAATCATCTCTGGCATTCGACACAATTTATGCCGAAGGACAACGGCGCTATGTTGAAACTTTTTCTGCCTATGCCCGCTCATTTTTGGGAAATATGGAGCGTCCGGATGTGGATAAAATAACCGGTTTGAGTCCCGTGATTTCAATTGAGCAAAAAGTAACCACCCGGAATCCACGTTCAACTGTGGGAACGGTAACTGAAATCTACGATTTCCTGCGTTTGTTGTATGCCCGTGCCGGCGAAGCTTACTCGTACAACACGGGCGAAAAAATGGTGAAGTACACCGAAGAAAAAATTATAAACCTGATAAAAAGTGATTTTGCAGGAAAACGAATAAATATTCTGGCGCCGGTTGTAAAAGGACGTAAGGGACATTATCGTGAATTGTTTGATCAGATCAGGCGTAAAGGTTTTTTAACTGCACGTATTGATGGCAAACTAACCGAGTTGATGCACAACCATAAAGTGGATCGATATAAAAATCACTTTATTGAAATACTGATTGATAAACTGGTTGTTGATGAAGCAGGTACAAAACGCTTAAAAGACAGTGTGCAAACTGCCATGAAACACGGGCACGGAATTTTAATGATTCTCGATCACGATACCGATGAGGCAAAATATTACAGTAGGCTTTTAATGTGCCCAAGCACCGGAATTTCATATGCCGAACCTGCACCTCATAATTTTTCGTTCAATTCGCCTCAGGGAGCTTGTCCAAAATGCAATGGTTTGGGCCGGATTACCGAGATCGACATGGATAAAATTTTGCCCGAAAAAGACAAAAGCATTGCAAAAGGAGGAATTGCACCACTTGGCCCTTACAAAAATTCGTTGATTTTTTGGCAGATCGAAGCATTGGGCGAAAAGCATGGTTTCGATCTGAAAACTCCTGTAAAAGATATCTCTGAAGAAGGTTTGAATGAAGTTTTGTTCGGAACAAACGAACGCATCCAGCTAAAAAATACTCCGCTTGGTAACAGCATGAATTACATGATGACTTACGAAGGAGTTATAAAATACATTGACAGCCAACGCGAAGAAAATACATCGAAAACAGCGCAAAAATGGGCCAACCAGTTTGTAAAAAAAATTGAGTGCCCCGATTGTAAGGGATTGCGTTTAAAAAAGGAATCGCTGCATTTTAAAATCGACGGTAAAAATATTTCGGAACTTTCGCAGATGGATTTGGATGAGTTGGGTGTTTGGCTCGAAAATCTGGAGGAGCGAATAACCGACCGTCAGCGTACCATCGGAACAGAAGTAATTAAGGAAATCCGCGACCGGCTTGGATTTATGCTTGGTGTTGGATTAAATTACCTGGCTCTCGACCGCACGGCGCAGAGTCTTTCGGGCGGCGAGTCGCAACGAATACGTTTGGCAACACAAATTGGCTCACAGCTCGTTAATGTCTTGTACATTCTCGACGAGCCCAGCATTGGTTTGCATCACCGCGATAATTTGAAATTGATTCAGGCACTCGAACAACTGCGCGATTCGGGTAACTCGGTAATTGTGGTGGAGCACGACAAAGAAACCATGCTGGCAGCCGATCATTTAATCGACATGGGGCCGCACGCCGGACGACACGGTGGCGAAGTTGTTGCTGCAGGCAAACCAGGCGATGTACTGAAAGCACAAACTTTAACGGCCGATTATCTTAACGATAGAAAAAAAATTCAAATTCCTGAAAAAAGGCGAAACGGGGAATCGGATATTCTGAAAATTTCAGGATGTTCGGGTAATAACCTGAATAATGTTACCGTTGAAATTCCACTCGGAAAATTAATTTGTGTAACAGGTGTTTCGGGAAGTGGTAAATCAACCCTTATTAACGAAACGCTTCAGCCCATTTTAAGCCAGCATTTTTACAAATCGGTAAAAGATCCTTTGCCGTATAAAAAAGTTGAGGGATTAAAATTTATTGATAAAGTTATTCGGGTTGATCAGTCGCCAATTGGGCGAACTCCACGGTCGAATCCTGTTACATACACCAATGTTTTTTCTGATATAAGAACCTTGTTTACGCAGCTTCCCGAAGCCAAAATACGCGGGTATAAACCCGGTCGTTTTTCATTCAACGTAAAAGGTGGTCGTTGCGAAGAATGTCAGGGCGGTGGATTGAAACTCATTGAGATGAACTTTTTACCCGATGTGTATGTACATTGCGACAAATGCAACGGGAAACGATACAACCGCGAAACGCTTGAAGTACGCTACAAAGGAAAATCAATCAGCGATGTGTTGGATATGACCATCAATACCGGGGTTGAGTTTTTCGAGCACATTCCGTCTATTGCGACAAAGCTAAAAACCTTGCAGGATGTTGGTTTGGGTTATATTACGCTGGGGCAGTCGTCAACAACACTTTCGGGTGGCGAATCGCAACGTGTAAAACTGGCATCGGAACTGGCTAAACGCGATACCGGAAAAACACTGTATATTTTGGATGAACCAACAACCGGTTTGCATTTTGAAGATGTACGTGTTTTGCTGGAAGTACTGAATAAACTGGTGGACAAGGGAAATACGGTGATTGTGATCGAACACAACATGGATGTGATTAAAGTAGCCGACCACATTATTGATGTGGGGCCTGAAGGTGGAAAACACGGAGGAAAAATTCTTTGTGCCGGTACTCCTGAAGAAGTGGCACAAAATAAGAAATCGCATACGGCAAAATTTCTGAAACAGGAATTGGGAATTTAG
- a CDS encoding lytic transglycosylase domain-containing protein: MRQMENRKSWKVLFPTILIVNVGLVVMMLASARPDDSKVVVKNETQFKAVYIPKKVGFAGEEMPLDRFDVKEALDRELLSNAYFHSQTIRYIKMAPRYFPIIEPILKKNGIPDDFKYLAVAESGFNPRAVSPARAVGFWQLMEGTATDYGLEINKEVDERYHIEKSTNVACAYLKDAYKKFGNWTSVAAAYNRGMTGIQRQMDRQEQEDYYDLLITTETARYVYRIVAIKLILENPEKYNFYISEDEKYPIIPTKEVEITGSVSSFSDFAKQQGISYKVLKDFNPWLRENELTYSGKKRYWVQIPKL, translated from the coding sequence ATGAGGCAGATGGAAAATAGAAAATCGTGGAAAGTTTTATTCCCAACAATTCTTATTGTAAATGTTGGTTTGGTGGTAATGATGTTAGCTTCGGCTCGTCCCGACGACTCGAAGGTTGTTGTAAAAAACGAAACGCAGTTTAAAGCAGTTTATATTCCTAAAAAAGTTGGTTTTGCAGGTGAAGAAATGCCGCTCGACCGATTTGATGTGAAAGAAGCACTCGACCGCGAATTGCTTTCGAATGCTTATTTTCATTCGCAAACCATTCGGTATATTAAAATGGCTCCGAGGTATTTTCCTATAATCGAACCCATTTTAAAAAAGAACGGTATTCCTGATGATTTTAAATACCTTGCAGTTGCCGAAAGTGGATTTAATCCGCGAGCTGTTTCACCGGCACGTGCGGTTGGCTTTTGGCAATTGATGGAAGGCACCGCCACCGACTACGGACTGGAAATTAATAAAGAAGTAGATGAACGTTACCACATTGAAAAGTCTACCAATGTTGCCTGTGCGTATTTAAAAGATGCCTATAAAAAATTTGGCAACTGGACATCGGTAGCAGCGGCATACAACAGAGGAATGACCGGTATTCAGCGGCAAATGGACAGGCAGGAGCAAGAAGATTATTACGATTTGCTGATTACCACCGAAACGGCTCGTTATGTTTACCGGATTGTAGCCATAAAGTTAATTCTGGAAAATCCGGAGAAATACAACTTTTATATTTCAGAGGATGAAAAATACCCGATTATTCCAACGAAGGAGGTTGAAATTACAGGCTCTGTTTCCAGTTTTTCCGATTTTGCAAAACAGCAGGGCATTAGTTATAAAGTGTTGAAAGATTTTAATCCCTGGTTGCGCGAAAACGAATTAACCTACTCCGGGAAAAAAAGATATTGGGTTCAGATTCCAAAATTATAA
- a CDS encoding DUF4943 family protein yields MKFRTTILLIVLLAGFYSCSKDEFDIDAPDVHTFVQQLKNGTYNEFYYNEAGEKVWALMPAFELDHVAELIELASDTSFLPEELKCVPLNPMSSRIPFPSNRPGKIILGEYLLWCAQYAIEGGFPSLDPFLVNNNEEEPGKGISAKEILEARNTYEIWWNQYGDTDINEETPHPLSGTPYRWF; encoded by the coding sequence ATGAAATTCCGTACAACAATTTTATTGATCGTTTTACTTGCAGGTTTCTATTCCTGTAGTAAAGATGAATTTGATATTGATGCTCCTGATGTACATACTTTTGTTCAGCAATTAAAGAATGGAACGTACAATGAATTTTACTACAATGAAGCGGGAGAAAAGGTTTGGGCGCTTATGCCAGCTTTTGAATTGGATCATGTAGCTGAGCTGATCGAACTTGCCAGCGATACTTCATTTCTTCCTGAAGAATTGAAATGTGTGCCTCTAAATCCGATGTCCTCACGAATTCCGTTCCCATCAAACCGACCGGGAAAAATTATTTTGGGAGAATATTTATTATGGTGTGCTCAATATGCCATAGAGGGTGGTTTCCCATCACTTGATCCGTTCTTAGTGAACAACAATGAAGAGGAGCCCGGGAAAGGAATCAGCGCCAAAGAAATACTGGAAGCCAGAAATACGTATGAAATATGGTGGAACCAATATGGTGATACTGATATTAACGAGGAAACACCACATCCGTTGAGTGGAACACCTTATAGGTGGTTTTAA